CGGAGGCGCACCGATCAGGCGGCTCACCGAATGCGGTTCCATGTACTCGGACATGTCGAAACGGACCAGCTCGATGCCCAGCTGCAGCGCCAGCTGCTTGGTCACCTCGGTCTTGCCGACACCGGTGGGACCGGCGAAGAGGAAGTTGCCGATCGGCTTGTCTGGATTGGCCAGGCCCGAGCGGGCCAGCTTGATCGCGGAAGTCAGCGTGTCGATCGCCGGATCCTGGCCGAAGATCACCATCTTCAGGTTGCGCTCGAGGTTGCGCAGCACGTCCTTGTCGGAAGCGCTGACCTGCTTGGTCGGGATCCGCGCCATCTTGGCGACGATCGTCTCGATTTCCTCGACATCGATCAGGCTCTTGCGGATGTCGAGCGCCAGCAGCCGCTGCCGCGCGCCGGCCTCGTCGATCACGTCGATGGCCTTGTCCGGCAGCAGGCGGTCGCCGATATGCTTGACCGACAGGTCCACCGCCGCCTGCAGCGCGTCGTCGGCGTAGGTCACGCCGTGGTGCGCCTCGTACTTGGGCTTGAGGCCCTGCAGGATCTCGTAGGCCTCGCCCACGGTCGGCTCGACGATGTCGATCTTCTGGAAGCGCCGCGCCAGGGCCCGATCCTTCTCGAAGATGCCGCGGTACTCCTGGAACGTGGTCGAACCGATGCAGCGCAGGTCGCCCGACGCCAGCGCCGGCTTGATCAGGTTGCTGGCGTCCATGGTGCCGCCACTGGCGCTGCCGGCGCCGATAATGGTGTGGATCTCGTCGATGAAGAGCACCGCGTCCGGCAGCTTCTTCAGCTGCGTCAGGACCGCCTTCAGGCGCTTCTCGAAGTCGCCGCGGTACTTGGTGCCGGCCACAAGCGCGCCCAGGTCGAGGGCGTAGATGGTGGCGTCGGCAAGCACGTCCGGGACGTCGCCGTCGACGATGCGCTTGGCCAGGCCCTCGGCAATGGCGGTCTTGCCCACGCCAGCCTCGCCCACGTACAGCGGGTTGTTCTTGCGGCGGCGGCACAGCACCTGGATGGTGCGTTCGACCTCGTCGGCACGGCCGACCAGCGGGTCGATCTTGCCGTCGCGGGCGAGCTGGTTGAGGTTGACCGCGAACTCGGCCAGGGCGTCTCCCTTGCCCTCGCTGTCGCCTTCACCCGATGGCGACTCGCCCTCTTCCTGCGAGCGCGAGGCCTCCTCGCCGCCCTGCTTGGCGATGCCATGGGAGATGTAATTGACGACGTCGAGGCGCGCCACGTCCTGCTGGTTGAGGA
Above is a genomic segment from Lysobacter sp. S4-A87 containing:
- the clpA gene encoding ATP-dependent Clp protease ATP-binding subunit ClpA, with the translated sequence MFSKDLEYSIGQCYKRAREARHEYMTVEHLLLALLDNPSAEAVLKACGVDFPRLRTDLEQAIATSVSVLPEDVDRDTQPTLGFQRVLQRAVYHVQSSGKKEVTGANVLVAIFGEKDSHAVYFLNQQDVARLDVVNYISHGIAKQGGEEASRSQEEGESPSGEGDSEGKGDALAEFAVNLNQLARDGKIDPLVGRADEVERTIQVLCRRRKNNPLYVGEAGVGKTAIAEGLAKRIVDGDVPDVLADATIYALDLGALVAGTKYRGDFEKRLKAVLTQLKKLPDAVLFIDEIHTIIGAGSASGGTMDASNLIKPALASGDLRCIGSTTFQEYRGIFEKDRALARRFQKIDIVEPTVGEAYEILQGLKPKYEAHHGVTYADDALQAAVDLSVKHIGDRLLPDKAIDVIDEAGARQRLLALDIRKSLIDVEEIETIVAKMARIPTKQVSASDKDVLRNLERNLKMVIFGQDPAIDTLTSAIKLARSGLANPDKPIGNFLFAGPTGVGKTEVTKQLALQLGIELVRFDMSEYMEPHSVSRLIGAPPGYVGFDQGGLLTEKIVKTPHCVLLLDEVEKAHPDIFNILLQVMDRGVLTDTNGREANFKNVILVMTTNAGAAQASRRTIGFTRQDHSTDAMEVIRRSFTPEFRNRLDAVVQFQALGFEHILRVVDKFLIELEAQLHDKEVTLSATPTARDWLAQHGFDPLMGARPMARVIQDRIKRPLADELLFGKLVNGGRVSIDVKDDELVVEAQAEPEKLLPATV